The Melospiza melodia melodia isolate bMelMel2 chromosome 7, bMelMel2.pri, whole genome shotgun sequence genome has a segment encoding these proteins:
- the TIMM13 gene encoding mitochondrial import inner membrane translocase subunit Tim13 — protein MESGFGSDFGSGGGGGGKLDPGLIMEQVKVQIAVANAQELLQRMTDKCFRKCIGKPGGALDNSEQKCIAMCMDRYMDSWNTVSRAYNSRLQRERANM, from the exons ATGGAGAGCGGCTTCGGCTCCGATTTCGGCTCCGGAGGAGGCGGCGGGGGGAAGCTGGACCCGGGGCTCATCATGGAGCAGGTGAAGGTGCAGATCGCCGTGGCCAACGCACAGGAGCTCTTGCAG CGGATGACGGACAAGTGCTTTCGGAAGTGCATCGGGAAGCCCGGCGGCGCCCTGGACAACTCCGAGCAG AAGTGCATCGCCATGTGCATGGACCGGTACATGGACTCCTGGAACACAGTTTCGCGAGCCTACAATTCTCGGCTGCAGCGAGAGAGAGCCAACATGTGA